Below is a window of Pelobates fuscus isolate aPelFus1 chromosome 13, aPelFus1.pri, whole genome shotgun sequence DNA.
ttccccttgcaggcactATAGGCTTGGGAGAAGCGTTTTACGGTGATTGTCAGTGTGTAGTGTGCATGGACAACTGACATACTTTTGCAAATAATTGACATTTGGCAGTCCAGAACAGAGACTTTTAGCCCCTGCACAAAAATGCTAATTTATCTGTATTTGTAGCGTTTCAAGCAGAAAGTGCTTAACATACAGAGTCCtaccaccaaaaccacttcaaatcactgaaatggtcatggaggttggagtaaccctttaagactatgaaaTGCCAAACCATTATCGCCTGTAGTTGGGGGATAAAACTCATTGTTCCCATTTAGAATGCCTGGATCTTTAGTCCATGGTGTCCATAGAGATGATGAATCTCAATAGTTTAACTAGGGAAGGAGTAAGATCCCATGCGACACGAGATAGTTTACCAGTTTGGCCCCCTTCCCTTTTAGTATTAGTATGGTGATTAGGGAAAAGTTTGGTCAAGAATCTCCTTTGAGCCAAGGCCTCAATCAAACTCCATGGCACTAAGCAGCCACCTTATTGTTTATCTGGCTTTGCATTTGACACTTGGCGATTGCTATGTGGCATTCAATGTTGTATATGTCATGATAACATCAAAGTTGTTTAGGGAGGTTTCCTCCATTTGAGAAGGAGGGTTATTTCCTGAAAGGTGAAATGTCTGGAATCTAAATGGAGATTCAAGTTTTAAATCAAAATAGCCAGATTGGAAAAATTCAagatacattttaattttcagctattgtggcctaaaattTGGAGTTCACTATGAATTCCTGACAAAATAAACTCGAGTAAAGAATCCAAACCGTTCTAGTTTCCTCCTCAGGAGGTCACAGTGATCTTAGTATATTAAGGACCAAGCTTTGGTACTCCAACTGTAATAGATTATGTTAGCCAGAATATGCATCTATTTATCAGAGTGCCACAGAATAGTCATCACTGCATTAACACAACGGGAAAGGTTTTTTCAAAATGTTATAGTCAGGATCCTAGCAAGGTTTCTGTCCACGTGTAACTTACATGATGGTGATGATGGTGGATGATCACTTCATCATCATCGTCGTCATCATCATCGTCGTCATCTTCCAGTACCACTGAGCGCACAAGCTTGCGCATGGCGACTTCCTGTAAGACCAGAAGAGAAGAGTCCTTTAATGAGACAAGTCAAGAAATCACAAGCCACAATCCAGATGTGCAATGTTGGacattttaaaacaaactaaATGTGCTGCTCTCGGACACATTTTCCTCAACATAGTCCAGTTTGTCAGTGCCACCTCCATGTCCGTTTTCCTTTATTTGCTGCAACGAGGATTCTCCAAACGCATTGCTTCCTCCACTGTTATTACAGCTTAGGCAACACAAGCAAATAGCCAGGAAATATGGCAATTAGGAGCCCGCCAGAAATAACAGAAGATGGTCACTCATCTCTTAAGTCTAGCTTAGCAAATACTCAGAATTAATCATTTAGATGTGTGCGCACTGGTACTGTGTAAATGAATTGTAAACATtgagaaaaaaagagaattatcttttatttttacatctaaaataTGTCCAGTCTGCTCCTGTTTTTTGTTATCCCTACACTCACTCCTGATACAGTCACAAACCTTGATGAGCAGGGCCCTAATCTCAGCTTCTTTGACACAGGACAAACTGGGAGACAGAATGGTCTTATGCCTTCATTGTATGAAAGAATCATTACCCACCTCATTGCTGGAGGTCAGCAGAGCAGTGCGGATACTGTCGCCAGTTCCCCATGAATTCTGAGACTTCCATACCAAGTCGGAGGGGGGGTTATTACTGGCCCCTGCTCCAGCTGCCCAGATCTAAGGAATTAAATATAAATCAGATTTGATAATTttcattaacaaaataaataaataaataaataaataaataaaaacgaccACCTGCTGCTCTCGAAATCAACAATTGGACAAAAGGAGTatttgaaaatgtgtgtgtgtgtgtgtatgtatgtgtgaaggagggtaggcagggggggggggggtactgcttTCATTCTCATACTGAGCCAACGTCTTCGTTGTCACAAAGGTTACCGTCCACTGCATTTAAATACTGTTCTCAACAAATTCCCTGCTGGGGTGTACGAACAATGATAAGAGCAGAGTTGTTGCGAGCAGTGGATATTTAAGCGCCAGGCACTCCCTCCAGCACAGGACATAATGATATGAATATCCCTCAGATAAAGAGGGAGTGTTAATCCAATAGAACAGGCTTAAAGCAAGACATTGCAGGGGAAAAATGGTACCATGCGACAGGGACACACATCACTGTAAAGTATGTCAGTTATATGGATGCAGTTAATGGTAACGGCCAGCAGAGGGCGAACCAAGTCCATATATAGTAAAACTCTCGATAGGGAATTGGCATGACGGCCAACACGTTGGGTGACTTTCAAATGCTGCAATGCTACTAGAGACAGTAAATCCATTAACAGTAAGCCACCCATACCCTATCCCAGCACATTGCACACAGACTCACCGTCACCACCTGACCGGCCTTTAGCGTGAACCGCGGATGGAACTTGTAAACGATTGGTGCTTCATCTCCATTCTGCCTCTTGATCTGCCAGTTCCCCAGTGATTGGTCCTGCAATAGATAAAAGGAAAGATTAGAGTTATTAGAAAAAGTGATTACAATACGGAGTTCTTATAATGGAacggtcacttctctggaatatataccattgaataaaacattaaaaagcaaGGATAACTTGTGTTAATGTTGTTTTTCCTGCGATATATTAAAAATTAAGCAAATTACACAATAATCCTGTTCAGTCAAGGCAAAGCCAGGAAAAACATTGCACATGAATaggagaaataaaaacattgttaATGTTCTCTTTTCTGTGTGCTATATATGTATGATATGGATTAATtgaattatatactgtatatatttttttttaatctgaatatttaacaaatatatatttgtgaggtgtgaaaagtgAAAATCGTGGTTAGTAAACATTCTCCTTTAATCCCAAATAATGATAGAGCATAGCTTACAAATACAAATAGACTGAAACTTGCCATTTTCAGCAAAAAAACTATTTCAGAATGTGTCCCTAGATCAGAAACCTCCAAATTAGTATAACTATATGCTGTACAATCCCTGAACGAAGAGCCACCCGATTGGGCATGTTTTTTCAGGTGCCCTGACGTGTGCTGCGGCGCTTTAACCGCACGTCTGAGCCCGTTTAATTATGACAGCGTTGGAGGAAGTGAGAGCCAGTCAACAGTGGAATACATGTCCCCCATCCCCCCCAGGGTTGCAGGCGggcggccccctggagtgatgggccatGTCGCAATCGCGACCCCTATATGTACACCAGTGCCAGTCACCTCTTCCTAGGTAACAGAGTCACATGGAATTGAGAGAGTAGAAGGCAGAGAGGAAGTGGCGTGAACTGCAAGAGTGAGTGCCTCAGTCAGCACCAAAATGGCAGGAATCTGGAGAATGgctaaaatgttttacattttgacgagcatgtgtatctgtatgtgtgtcagtgtgtttgtgtgtttgtatctgcatggaatgtgtgcgtcagtgtgtgtatctgcatggaatatgtgtgtcagtgtgtgcgtctgtgtatatgcatgtatatcagtgtttgtatgtgtgggtttctgtttatctgtatgtgtgtgtgtatatctgtgtgtttgcatgtctgtatctgcatgtttgtcagtgtgtgtttctgtatgtgttaaTGTTTGTATCGGTGTGTATTTATCAGTGTGtaacagtatgtgtatatgtgcatacatctcagcattcaaatgacaacactgcacacaaatacagcaTTGCATTTAAAATCAACACTACACGCAGAAGCACGCCTGCACTtgaaacgccaacactacattcaaacacaaccctatactccatgcaaaaacatgcttacattcaaacacacaaacactactcagTGCCAACtagaaccctgcaaggatgggcaaatgttgGATCACCAGTTGGCAAAgcacattgtgggagttgtacgatagaggagatctaccttttggccacaatgcgacgggggggggggggggggcgggcgggGAATCAAGAaataattcttgcaccagggccctctctacattagttccaccacagcCTGCCTCCACTACCCCTTTATTTCCATCCAAACACCTTATTGTTCTTAACCTCTGTGTCAGGACCAAAATTTCTGTCAGCATGACAAAGTATTGGATCCCCTGTGCAAAAAAAAGTGACACTGGGAAAGGGTTAGGTGATTGTTTTCTGTGGAGGacttgtttagtatacattagatTACAAACTGAAGAATGGGTCACCAACATCATTTTAAAAGTGAAGAACATATGACTTtgctacaaacaaaatactgcattGGATGAGACCCCCTCACCTCACTAGACTTGTTCTTCAAACGGACAAACTTTCCTTCCTGGTCAACCTCCTCCACAGACACTTTCCCGCTGGTCCGGGCATGCTGGGTGAAGGTAGTGCTTCTCGACTCCCCACCATCCAGCTTCCTCCTCTTAGAGGTGGAGGCATGTGCCCCAGAATGCATTGTGCTGGTCCTTGCAGTTCTCTTGTGTGAGGTGGGGCTTGGAGACAGACGTAGCCTGGAGAGGGCGCATAGAGTACAATAAGAGTAAGGTTATCAATAGGTTGGATAGAATCTCATGTAAGCTGCTCATTATTAAGTGGAATTAAGTAATTTCTCTAAGATTATTTCGATCATCGCTTTCTATGTTTAGTGAATACTAAAAGAAAACCAGTCTTGTGCAATGTACAAAGTAAATGTAAAAGACCCTCTCATGCCTGCGTACCTTTCCTCTTCTCCTTCCAGCAGTTTGCGGTACGCGTGAATCTCCATGTCCAGAGCAAGTTTGACGTCCAGCAGTTCCTGGTATTCATCCAATTGCTGCTGCATTCTTGCCCTTATCTCTGCCATCTCCTTGTCTTTATCAGACAGCAGTCTTCGGTTGCTGTCTCTCTCCCTTGTCAGAGCATCTTCCAGATCCCGTAATTTGGCATCTTTAGCGGCTAGCTGCAAATGGAACCAAAAGACATGCACCGTGATATTTTTTCATCtttcttttatataaaaaaaaaaaaaaagcatttaaaattGTCATTCAATACTCCAGCTTATTCAAATTGATCTGTCATTATTTTATAGGAAAAagatttactgcatttaaataaTGCAGCAGACAGACCACTCCGGAATTGtgttaatatattttactatgtGCTGAAAAGGAGAAACTCCCATCCATCGGCAATGGTACTATCTTCTGAATTCTTGAAAGTCGCGAATAATGGAGCACGAAAACATAGGTGGCTTAACAGTAAGGGAGGGAAACCATAGATCCCGCAGCTATCacttcatttattgtataaaacaAATGTTAGAGGATCTCCCTTCGGTCGTACAATTAGCTGTATCCATGGACTTGCCGTAGAGTGTTTTATCACCTTGCTGCATGGCTGTTTCCGTAGTCACACAATGTGTTCACTTACCTGTTTCTGAAGCTGGCTGAGTTGAGACGAGAGACTATCGATGCGGATCCTGCTCTGCTGGATCTCCTCGTGCGCTTCTCCCACCAGACTACTATTCCTGTCCGCTGACTGCTTGGCATTCTCTAGCTAATTGAGAGATGCAGACAATACGTTACCAGAAGGCTCAAGGTTATGCATCAGAATTCAGACTGTTTTGGCTAAATTATTTGCACCAAAATATGACCAGCTGCATTTGTCAAACAATTGAGATGCACAATGTTATtacaataacaagaaaaaaaaatgttatatactgtttaatattttaaatgaataaaCTTTAATCTTAAAAGAGCACATTTTCCAGAAGTCCTTCATCAACATAAACAAATCAGTCAGAACATAGCGGACGTATTATTGGCTCTATCTTTATAGCAACACTTTCAAAGGATGCCTTTCCTCTGTAGGCATTTTATGGAATAAGAATAGATCTGTAACCGGTTATGGAGTGCCCTTCCTATGTGTAATGGAGAATTGACATGCATCGTACAGCACAAAACTTTATTTAAAGCCACAGCAGGTAGTCTTACCTTAGCATTATAAGTCTTTTCTAGCTCTTCCTTGTACAGGTTGATCTGCCCCTCATGCTGGGCACGCATTTCCTGCAAGGCATCTGACAATTTGTTTTCAAATTCTTGTTGGCGACCACTGTCAAGTTCAACTAGTCGCGTCTCATGCCGACGCTTGGTCTCTCGCAGTTCCTGCCAAGAAGATCAATATTAACTGGAATACTGGGAAGACCTTCACAATCTATAGAATTAGCACGTTTTCTCAAGGTCCATTAAAGATTTCATGGTATTTACATTTTATGGGGAATTTGATATAAAATAAGATGACgcttaaataaattttattttttttaaatggaacctACATAATTTATACATGTAGTTTTTTTGTGCTAAACAGAGCGCTGACAATGTAAACAGAAAtgttatgcttaaccccttaaggaccaaactcctggaataaaagagaatcatgacatgtcacacatgtcatgtgtccttagggggttaaatggTAGAGTTAGAAAATGTTTTCCAATTCAGCTTTTTAGGCTAAAATGTTCAATTCCTTAGTAAATAGACCCCAACAAATGTCTGATTGCGTGAGAAGAGGGCAAAATTGCAGGGAGCTGCATATTGCTTTAATGGTACACTGGAATCGGACTTAGAACACCAGCCATTATTTTACATTCCAATTAAATCCATTACATTTACACACAGTCAAATATTGATCAGTGAATTAATAAAACTGTCTCATACAAGGTATTTAGCAAAAAGCAATATGGCCACTTCTTGAAACTTCACTTTGACAATGCCGTTAGGCCACCATAGTGGTTCAAgttttaaatcaataaaaattgattgaaTAAATGAATAAAGAAAAAGAGCCAGTTATGAAAAATAAAGCAAACTGCAATGATGCTGGGGAGGAGGGGTAGTATTATCTCTGCCCGTCTCCTGTAGAATAGACACTCACCTCACTGTATATACTCTTTTGGAATTCTAGCTCCTCCTTCAGAGTCTGGTTGCGATTCTCAGCATCTACACGGCGAAGCATTTCATCTTGAAGTTGCTTCTTGGCATCGGCCAAAGCGCCCTCTAGCTGTAGAGAAAAAGACAGCAGTTTTTTAAGACACAAATAAAACACACGATCCTGTTCGTTATATCTCATGTATAGCGCTGAAAGACAGATAGAGTGAATACTACATATGCTTTCAAGACGGGCTTTATTCTGTAAATATCCATGATCGGCTAGGGAAGTGTATGATGTAGCCATAAGCATATATCCAATGCACCTCTATAGGAAGAGCGTGGAAATGCTGAATGTAAATGCTGCACCCAGGTAAGCACTGACATAAGAACAGGGTCGGTGCAAGGAGTTTTGGGTCCAAAGACAAAAATgtgcccccccaaaaaagcatcttcacatgtgtgcctcttaacccatttttgtgttttgtatcccactttttaaatgtcttaccgcttttagtgtatcttatcccctatttttctcccattgtgtgtcttacaccccccttgtgtctctcttATTCCCCTTCTTTGTaggactcttacatcctcccacattttgtgtgtgcGTCTTACTCCCGCCAGCCCCTTTGTGGGTCTCCTTCTCTCCTAATcgccttgtgtattttactcttcccagctcctctaTGTGTGTCTTTCAACCCCAGCCCACCTGTCTCCCCTGACATGTGTACCTTTTCCCGTTCTCCAGACCTTTTGTGTGACTCTTCCCCCACAGGCCCCATGTCTTTTTCACCACCAGCCATTCtgtgtattctccccccccccccccccccaagacccTTCTGTGTCTTTCTCCCTCTTAATGTCCCTCTGtatgtctttctccccactcacgcccctctgtgtgcctctttcatcCCCACCGGcccttttgtgttgtttttcacgccccccccccccgttttgtGATCTCTTCCACTCCACCTTTGTCCCTTAATGGTCTTCCCTccctgtcccctctccccccccccccacctccctgtcacTTAGCAGTGGTCCTCAGCCctcccatcccctgtccctttgtggtcctctcccctcccatcccctgtccctttgtggtcctctcccctcccatcccctgtccctttgTGGTCCTCTCCTctcccatcccctgtccctttgtggtcctctcccctcccctcccatcccctgtccctttgTGGTCCTCTCCTctcccatcccctgtccctttgTGGTCCTCTCCTctcccatcccctgtccctttgTGGTCCTCTCCTctcccatcccctgtccctttgTGGTCCTCTCCTctcccatcccctgtccctttgTGGTCCTCTCCTctcccatcccctgtccctttgTGGTCCTCTCCTctcccatcccctgtccctttgTGGTCCTCTCCTctcccatcccctgtccctttgTGGTCCTCTCCTctcccatcccctgtccctttgTGGTCCTCTCCTctcccatcccctgtccctttgtggtcctctcccctcccattcCCTTTGTGGTCCTCTCCCATTCCCTGTCCCTGGTGTTCCGCATTACCTCTTTTGTAGCGTGGCCGCGAGCACTTCCTGTACTGTGGAAGCTCTGTACCATggtccgctcggccacgctacagcagaGGTCTgccccgctcggccacgctacagcagaGGTCTgccccgctcggccacgctacagcagaGGTCTgccccgctcggccacgctacagcagaGGTCTgccccgctcggccacgctacagcagaGGTCTgccccgctcggccacgctacagcagaGGTCTgccccgctcggccacgctacagcagaGGTCTGCCCCGCTACAGGAGAGGTCTGCCCCGCTACAGGAGAGGTCTGCCCCGCTACAGGAGAGGTCTGCCCCGCTACAGGAGAGGTCTGCCCCGCTACAGGAGAGGTCTgccccgctcggccacgctacaggagaggtctgccccgctcggccacgctacaggagaggtctgccccgctcggccacgctacaggagaggtctgccccgctcggccacgctacaggagaggtctgccccgctacaggagaggtctgccccgctcggccacgctacaggagagGTCTGCCCCGCTACAGGAGAGGTCTGCCCCGCTACAGGAGAGGTCTGCCCCGCTACAGGAGAGGTCGGCCCCGCTACAGGAGaggtcggccacgctacaggagaggtcggccacgctacaggagaggtcggccacgctacaggagaggtcggccacgctacaggagaggtctgccccgctcggccacgctacaggagaggtctgccccgctcggccacgctacaggagaggtctgccccgctcggccacgctacaggagaggtctgccccgctcggccacgctacaggagaggtctgccccgctcggccacgctacaggagaggtctgccccgctcggccacgctacaggagaggtctgccccgctacaggagaggtctgccccgctcggccacgctacactgagcgACTGGCAGGAAGGAGCGCTTTACTCTTCCTTCCTGCTGGTTACTATATTCTTGTGCCCCAAGAACCTTATGGACGTGCTGGCCCTGCATAGGAAGCACCTTGAGTGACTGGTACtataggtgttactaggcagcaacgtAAACACGGCTttgctctgaaaaggcaatgtgtgttggaaagcctgcagggacaggctacagacatcagaatcactacattaagtggtagtggttctggtaactatattgtgtccctttaatcccttaaggacacatgacatgtgtgacatgtcatgattcccttttattccagaagtttggtccttaaggggttaaggttaacATTTCCAATATCACATTCACATTTCAGATGCTATTGGGAtgtctttatattacacacattattcTCTCCTATGGCTCTTTTGTAAACATTTTCTCACCTTAGCAATCTGAGCTTTCAGATCCCGCAGCTCGGCCTCGAGGGTTCTCTTTTCACTTAGAGCGGTGGTCAGGTTGGCATCCTTTGAATTCAGAAGAGCCTCTAAATCCTTGAGCCGGGCCTGCGCAGCCAGCAAATCGGCCTCCTTTTTGGAATTCCTGTAAGGCAAGATCAAGAGGAAATGAATATCACATGGAGAGTCCAAATTGATGCAAATTCAATGCGTTCTGGGTAATCATGCCAATAAATCCACCAGATTCTGCCAataggacaattttttttttttttaaataatatatatataataaataaatataaaaaaaacaaatgaaacaaaaaaaaacatgtcaaaaaaaaggaaaaaaaagcccTCAAATGGATATTTACAGGAATACTTTAAATCTGAAGAATTGTAAAAGccaggaggaaaaaaaacaactaagcATGGACAAGCAAGTTTAAGACCTCTTAAAACAAGCCAAGGACATTTCAGCTCAAGCCAACTTACAGACTAAATGAagtgggtaaaatgacacaaaagtaaAGTGTACTGTATCCAGAAAGATAGATTGCCTGGTATGCAATCAGTATCGAACGAAATTAAATTTTGAAATAtcggaatgtgtgtgtatagtgactggagatttaaaatgtgaaattggGAGACACTGCAATGATACATATTGCATTTTTAGAGCCATATAGGAACAGACTGGAAGAACAAGAGAGAGAGGAAGCAAAACAAATGGTGAAAGCAAAAGGTAGATTGTTCGTGAAATAGCAGAAAAGCCGGAAATGGAGATACACTGACTACTACTACTACATATACTATGCTCATCAATGTATGtgttacatttattttctctctctggctgtgttcCAAGAGGAAATGCTCTTGTAAGACAATGGAGTCGTCAGAACAGTTCACATAGTTTTCAAGTTTAGAAGCCAATGAAGAGCTCCCCCTGATTGTTTGGACAAGTCTACACCAGGAGGACAGCTGGGGATCGGCTGAGAAAACCTCTCCGAACCACTGTTGGTCTAGTTATAAAAGCCGTTTGTTGTAAATGTCACAGCTGCTTTGAAGGGCCTGTGATTCACTCGGCAAACATTTTATTCTGCCGGCTATCACAATATTCATGCCACGTTTGAGGCTCAAAGCCCATTATTCAAACGCAGACTTGAGGATGTCATCCTACTCTGTCTGAACAGCTGTAGGTCAGCTCATTGCCTACTGTTTGCTGTGAGATTAGCAGTAAGCGAGGACGTAGAGGCGGCTGAATTAAATGATTAAGAATGAGCAGATGTACCTGTTaatgaatgacaaaaaaaaatgggagTTAGATGGACATCGAGAGTGAATTAACAGAATAGTAAATGGCCAGATGggagaagggaaaaaaagattataatatatattttgttaaataaag
It encodes the following:
- the LMNA gene encoding lamin, whose protein sequence is METPGHKRTTRSNQSSTPLSPTRITRLQEKEDLQDLNDRLAVYIDKVRSLESENAGLRLRITESEEVVSREVSGIKSAYETELADARKTLDSVAKERARLQLELGKIREEYKDLKARNSKKEADLLAAQARLKDLEALLNSKDANLTTALSEKRTLEAELRDLKAQIAKLEGALADAKKQLQDEMLRRVDAENRNQTLKEELEFQKSIYSEELRETKRRHETRLVELDSGRQQEFENKLSDALQEMRAQHEGQINLYKEELEKTYNAKLENAKQSADRNSSLVGEAHEEIQQSRIRIDSLSSQLSQLQKQLAAKDAKLRDLEDALTRERDSNRRLLSDKDKEMAEIRARMQQQLDEYQELLDVKLALDMEIHAYRKLLEGEEERLRLSPSPTSHKRTARTSTMHSGAHASTSKRRKLDGGESRSTTFTQHARTSGKVSVEEVDQEGKFVRLKNKSSEDQSLGNWQIKRQNGDEAPIVYKFHPRFTLKAGQVVTIWAAGAGASNNPPSDLVWKSQNSWGTGDSIRTALLTSSNEEVAMRKLVRSVVLEDDDDDDDDDDDEVIIHHHHHHDGHNSTGDPAEYNLRSRTIMCTTCGRPADRGTDATQNAGVTSGTSSSSMTLTRAFRSTGGTSGGSALGESLVTRSYILGNAEKRALVAQQNCSIM